The following are encoded together in the Salmonella enterica subsp. enterica serovar Choleraesuis genome:
- the ybhC gene encoding pectinesterase — protein MPFSVSRLAIALALGTTLSACSFSSDQSTSSQQAPGSATRPILNGSEAENFTAARYFQALDPQAAAWTPGTISTPGQADIVVGPAGTEGVNYHTLQDAVDAAITKHTSQRITIAVMPGEYPGTVYIPAASSSLTIYGTGNQPSDVKIGQALDATMDPTSWRQAVNPGGKYMPGKPSWYMYQTCLNNRSASIGLMCSAAVWSQNNGLQLQNLTIENSLGDSVDAGDHPAVALRSDGDKVQLNKVNLLGRQNTFLVTNSDLQNRFINNRQPRTLVSHSYIEGDVDLVSGRGAVVFDDTRFQVVNSRTQKEAYVFAPATQSGIYYGFLAVNSHFYAAGDGVAQLGRAWDMGAGQNGYQPGQTSNGQVVIRDSDINDGFNHDHPWGNAKDSGRAFSGNVSENRDLNDPNANRMWEYNNTGTGSN, from the coding sequence ATGCCTTTTTCGGTTTCACGTCTTGCCATCGCTTTAGCGCTTGGTACGACGCTCAGCGCCTGTAGCTTTTCGTCCGATCAGTCAACATCAAGCCAGCAAGCGCCCGGCAGCGCGACCCGTCCGATACTGAACGGTAGCGAGGCGGAAAACTTTACCGCGGCACGTTACTTCCAGGCCCTTGATCCACAGGCCGCAGCCTGGACTCCGGGCACTATCTCCACGCCTGGGCAGGCGGATATAGTGGTCGGCCCGGCGGGAACCGAGGGCGTTAATTACCACACTCTGCAAGACGCGGTAGATGCGGCGATAACCAAACATACTTCTCAGCGCATTACCATCGCCGTCATGCCTGGGGAATATCCTGGCACGGTCTACATTCCTGCAGCCTCCAGTAGCCTGACTATTTACGGTACAGGTAATCAGCCGAGTGACGTGAAAATCGGCCAGGCTCTGGACGCCACGATGGACCCAACCTCATGGCGTCAGGCGGTAAACCCGGGCGGCAAATATATGCCGGGTAAACCATCGTGGTACATGTACCAGACCTGTCTGAATAACCGTTCCGCCAGCATCGGCTTAATGTGCTCTGCCGCCGTTTGGTCCCAGAACAACGGACTACAGCTTCAGAACCTGACTATTGAAAATAGCCTGGGCGACAGCGTAGATGCTGGCGACCATCCGGCGGTCGCCCTGCGCAGCGATGGCGATAAAGTTCAGCTTAATAAAGTCAATCTGCTGGGCCGCCAGAATACATTCCTGGTCACCAACAGCGATTTGCAAAACCGGTTTATCAACAACCGTCAGCCGCGCACCCTGGTGAGCCATAGCTATATCGAAGGCGACGTAGATCTGGTTTCTGGCCGTGGCGCGGTGGTGTTTGATGACACCCGCTTCCAGGTAGTTAACAGCCGCACTCAGAAAGAAGCGTATGTTTTTGCTCCTGCGACTCAGTCCGGCATCTATTACGGCTTCCTTGCTGTTAACAGCCACTTCTATGCCGCCGGTGACGGAGTGGCTCAGCTAGGACGTGCATGGGATATGGGCGCAGGCCAAAATGGCTATCAGCCGGGTCAGACCTCTAACGGCCAGGTTGTGATTCGCGATAGTGATATTAACGACGGCTTTAACCATGACCATCCGTGGGGCAACGCTAAAGATTCTGGCCGCGCCTTTAGCGGCAATGTGAGCGAAAACCGCGATCTCAACGATCCGAACGCTAACCGGATGTGGGAATATAACAACACCGGTACCGGTAGCAATTAA
- the pgl gene encoding 6-phosphogluconolactonase has translation MKQTVYTASPESHQIHVWELNSEGQLALRQVVEAPGQVQPMVISPDKRHLYVGVRPDFRVVAYDIAPDDGSLSEAGQAQLPGSPTHISTDHHGKFLFCASYNAGSVSVSPLDNGLPQPVVNVVEGLDGCHSANISPDNRTLWVPTLKQDRICLFTLSDDGVLIAADPESVPTVEGAGPRHMAFHPNHQFAYCVNELNGSVDVWQLSNAHEQIECVQSIDMMPPDFRDTRWAADIHITPDGRHLYTCDRTASIITVFSVSEDGSVLAVEGYQPTETQPRGFNIDDSGKYLMAVGQKSNHIAVYAITQPQGLLQELGRYPTGKGPMWVTVYAH, from the coding sequence ATGAAACAGACTGTCTACACCGCCAGCCCGGAAAGTCACCAGATTCATGTTTGGGAGCTGAATAGTGAGGGGCAGCTTGCCCTGCGTCAGGTCGTTGAGGCCCCAGGCCAGGTACAGCCGATGGTCATTAGCCCGGACAAGCGCCACCTGTATGTCGGGGTACGCCCCGATTTTCGGGTTGTTGCCTACGATATTGCGCCTGATGACGGTTCACTCAGTGAAGCGGGGCAGGCACAGCTGCCGGGCAGTCCGACTCATATCTCCACTGACCATCACGGTAAGTTTTTATTCTGCGCCTCCTATAATGCCGGTAGCGTCAGCGTATCGCCGCTGGATAATGGCCTGCCTCAGCCGGTAGTGAATGTGGTTGAAGGGCTGGATGGTTGCCACTCGGCTAATATCTCTCCGGATAACCGCACGCTGTGGGTTCCGACGCTTAAACAAGACCGCATCTGTTTGTTCACCTTAAGCGATGACGGTGTGCTGATTGCCGCCGACCCGGAATCCGTGCCTACGGTTGAAGGTGCCGGGCCGCGCCATATGGCATTCCATCCTAATCATCAGTTCGCCTACTGCGTTAACGAACTGAATGGCAGCGTCGACGTCTGGCAGTTAAGCAATGCGCACGAGCAAATAGAGTGTGTGCAGAGCATTGATATGATGCCGCCGGATTTCCGCGATACCCGCTGGGCAGCAGATATTCACATTACGCCGGATGGTCGCCATTTATATACCTGCGACCGAACTGCCAGCATTATTACCGTGTTCAGCGTTTCTGAAGACGGCAGCGTACTGGCGGTAGAAGGCTATCAGCCGACGGAAACCCAGCCGCGCGGTTTTAATATTGATGATTCCGGTAAATACCTGATGGCGGTAGGGCAGAAATCAAACCATATCGCGGTTTACGCCATTACTCAGCCGCAGGGGCTGTTGCAAGAACTGGGGCGCTACCCAACCGGCAAGGGGCCGATGTGGGTCACAGTTTACGCGCATTGA
- a CDS encoding pyridoxal phosphatase, with amino-acid sequence MNYRIIALDLDGTLLTSQKTILSESLDAIKAARAAGITVLLVTGRHHVAIRPFYHALALDTPAICCNGTYSYDFQAQKVLAATPLAREQAQSTIRLLEQNQINGLMYVEDAMVYQTASGHVTRSLNWAQSLPPEQRPVYRQVSSLYQAAAEDKAIWKFALTDPSIDRLNEVTALIEQELGLACEWSWIDQVDVAQAGNSKGKRLAEWVAGQGYSMDEVIAFGDNYNDISMLELAGMGVAMGNADDAVKAHADRVIGLNSEPVIAQTIRELVL; translated from the coding sequence ATGAACTATCGCATCATCGCTTTGGATCTCGACGGCACCCTGCTGACCTCGCAAAAAACCATTCTCAGTGAATCGCTGGACGCCATCAAAGCCGCTCGCGCTGCGGGCATTACCGTGCTCCTGGTGACGGGCCGCCACCACGTTGCTATCCGCCCGTTCTACCACGCTCTGGCGCTGGACACCCCGGCAATCTGCTGTAACGGTACCTATTCCTACGATTTTCAGGCGCAGAAGGTGCTGGCTGCGACTCCACTGGCGCGTGAACAGGCTCAGTCGACTATCCGCCTGCTGGAACAGAACCAGATAAATGGTTTGATGTATGTGGAAGACGCCATGGTTTATCAAACCGCCAGCGGCCACGTCACCCGCTCGCTGAACTGGGCACAAAGTCTGCCGCCGGAACAACGCCCGGTTTATCGTCAGGTCAGCTCTTTATATCAGGCTGCCGCAGAAGATAAGGCTATCTGGAAATTTGCGTTGACCGACCCGAGCATCGACCGTCTGAATGAAGTTACCGCCCTCATTGAACAGGAACTGGGCCTGGCCTGCGAATGGTCATGGATAGATCAGGTCGACGTCGCCCAGGCTGGAAATAGCAAAGGCAAGCGGCTGGCCGAATGGGTTGCAGGACAGGGCTACAGCATGGATGAAGTTATTGCTTTTGGCGATAACTACAACGATATCAGTATGCTGGAGCTTGCCGGAATGGGAGTTGCCATGGGTAACGCCGATGACGCGGTAAAAGCTCATGCCGATCGCGTTATCGGATTAAATAGCGAACCGGTGATTGCTCAGACTATCCGCGAGCTAGTGCTGTAA
- the modC gene encoding molybdenum import ATP-binding protein ModC, translating into MLELNFTQTLGDHTLALNVELAGKGTTAIFGVSGAGKTSLINAISGLTRPQQGRIALNDRVLSDSEKGIFLPPEKRRIGYVFQDARLFPHYKVRGNLRYGMAAGQEAHFDRLVELLGIEPLLDRLPGTLSGGEKQRVAIGRALLTNPELLLLDEPLASLDIPRKRELLPYLQRLAHDIDIPLLYVSHSLEEIVQLADHVLVLDSGKVKASGSLEEVWASRVMRPWLPAEQQSSILSVAVLEHHPHYDMSALALGDQHLWVNRSSLPEHGNLRIRIQATDVSLALMPPQKSSIRNVLHAQVVAWYDESGHVEVELAVAGRTLWARISPWARDELGIHPGQWLYALVKSVSIAT; encoded by the coding sequence ATGCTGGAGCTTAATTTTACCCAAACGCTGGGCGACCACACTCTGGCGCTAAATGTCGAGCTGGCCGGCAAGGGAACTACCGCCATTTTTGGCGTCTCCGGCGCTGGTAAAACCTCTTTAATTAACGCTATCAGTGGGCTGACTCGTCCTCAGCAGGGGCGCATAGCGCTGAACGACCGGGTGCTGAGCGATAGCGAGAAAGGCATATTCTTGCCACCCGAGAAGCGTCGAATAGGCTATGTATTTCAGGATGCCCGCCTGTTTCCGCACTATAAGGTGCGTGGCAATCTGCGCTACGGCATGGCCGCAGGGCAAGAGGCACATTTCGACAGGCTGGTGGAATTATTGGGTATCGAGCCGCTGCTCGACAGGCTGCCGGGCACCCTATCCGGTGGCGAAAAACAGCGGGTAGCGATTGGTCGTGCGCTTCTGACCAATCCCGAATTGTTGCTGCTGGATGAGCCGCTGGCGTCGCTGGATATTCCCCGTAAGCGCGAACTGTTACCCTACCTGCAACGGCTGGCACACGATATCGATATACCGCTGCTTTACGTCAGCCACTCGCTGGAGGAGATAGTTCAGCTGGCCGATCACGTACTGGTGCTGGACTCAGGTAAGGTGAAAGCATCTGGCAGCCTGGAAGAGGTTTGGGCCAGCCGGGTGATGCGCCCATGGCTTCCTGCGGAACAACAAAGCAGCATACTAAGCGTCGCGGTTTTGGAACATCATCCGCACTATGATATGAGCGCTCTGGCGCTGGGTGACCAGCATTTGTGGGTGAACCGCAGTTCATTGCCGGAGCACGGTAATCTGCGCATTCGTATACAGGCGACCGATGTATCGCTGGCGTTAATGCCGCCGCAAAAGTCGAGCATCCGCAATGTACTGCATGCTCAGGTGGTTGCCTGGTATGACGAGAGTGGCCATGTGGAGGTGGAGCTGGCGGTGGCGGGCCGAACCCTTTGGGCGAGAATCAGCCCGTGGGCCAGGGATGAACTGGGCATTCACCCCGGCCAGTGGCTTTATGCGCTGGTCAAAAGCGTATCCATAGCGACCTGA
- a CDS encoding molybdate ABC transporter permease, with translation MILTDPEWQAVALSLKVSTLAVICSLPFGILLSWVLVRCRFPGKALLDSLIHLPLVLPPVVVGYLLLVLMGRNGVIGAWLWDWFGISFAFSWRGAVLASAVMSFPLMVRAIRLALEGVDSKLEQAARTLGAGRWRVFCTITLPLTLPGIIVGTVLAFARSLGEFGATITFVSNIPGETRTMPSAMYTLIQMPGGESAAARLCVISIVLALVSLLISEWLARKSRQRIGG, from the coding sequence ATGATTCTGACCGATCCCGAATGGCAGGCGGTTGCGCTGAGCCTTAAAGTTTCAACGCTGGCAGTAATATGCAGTCTGCCGTTTGGGATCTTGCTCTCCTGGGTTCTGGTGCGCTGCCGCTTCCCCGGTAAAGCACTGCTCGATAGTTTGATTCATTTACCGCTGGTATTGCCGCCAGTGGTGGTGGGCTATTTGCTGCTGGTGTTAATGGGGCGTAACGGCGTGATTGGCGCGTGGCTGTGGGACTGGTTTGGTATCAGTTTCGCCTTTAGCTGGCGCGGTGCGGTACTGGCTTCGGCGGTAATGTCATTTCCTTTAATGGTGCGAGCTATCCGTCTGGCGCTGGAAGGTGTGGACAGTAAGCTGGAGCAAGCAGCGCGAACCCTCGGGGCCGGGCGCTGGCGTGTGTTTTGCACCATTACTCTGCCGCTAACTCTGCCGGGAATTATCGTGGGTACGGTGCTGGCATTTGCCCGCTCGCTGGGTGAGTTCGGTGCAACCATTACCTTTGTCTCTAACATTCCCGGCGAAACCCGCACGATGCCCTCTGCCATGTATACCCTGATTCAGATGCCGGGAGGGGAGAGCGCCGCTGCCCGGTTATGCGTTATCTCGATTGTTCTGGCACTAGTGTCACTGCTAATTTCCGAATGGCTGGCCCGTAAAAGCCGTCAGAGAATAGGGGGATAG
- the modA gene encoding molybdate ABC transporter substrate-binding protein — protein MTNSWARLALGAVLAVSVAGQAVANDKITVFAAASLTNALGDIATHYKKESGVDVVSSFASSSTLARQIEAGAPADLFISADQKWMDYAADKKAIDTQTRKTLLGNSLVVVAPKASEINNLTIDKDTNWTSLLKGGRLAVGDPAHVPAGIYAQQALTSLGSWASVEPHLAPAEDVRGALALVERGEAPLGIVYGSDAVASKGVKVVGVFPEGSHPKVEYPMAVVKGHNSAAVTAFSQYLQGPKAAVIFKQYGFTTAQ, from the coding sequence ATGACTAATTCATGGGCTCGTCTGGCGTTGGGTGCCGTTCTGGCGGTGAGTGTGGCGGGGCAGGCCGTCGCAAACGACAAAATTACCGTGTTTGCTGCCGCCTCGCTGACCAATGCGCTGGGTGATATTGCAACACATTATAAGAAAGAGAGCGGTGTGGATGTAGTCTCTTCTTTCGCTTCTTCTTCTACTCTTGCCCGCCAGATTGAAGCCGGTGCGCCGGCCGACCTGTTTATTTCCGCCGATCAAAAATGGATGGATTACGCCGCCGATAAAAAGGCGATTGATACACAGACGCGCAAAACGCTGCTGGGTAACAGCCTGGTAGTTGTGGCACCTAAAGCCAGCGAAATCAATAATCTGACTATCGACAAGGATACTAACTGGACTTCATTGCTCAAAGGTGGGCGTCTGGCGGTAGGCGATCCGGCTCATGTCCCGGCAGGCATTTATGCCCAGCAGGCGCTGACCAGCCTGGGTAGTTGGGCCAGCGTTGAGCCACATTTGGCTCCGGCTGAAGATGTGCGCGGGGCGCTGGCGTTAGTTGAACGCGGTGAAGCTCCGTTGGGGATTGTTTATGGTTCCGATGCCGTTGCCAGCAAAGGCGTTAAAGTCGTCGGCGTATTCCCGGAAGGCAGCCACCCTAAAGTGGAATATCCAATGGCCGTGGTTAAAGGGCACAATAGCGCCGCAGTGACCGCATTCTCGCAATATTTACAGGGCCCTAAAGCCGCCGTCATTTTTAAACAGTACGGATTTACTACCGCACAATGA
- the acrZ gene encoding multidrug efflux pump accessory protein AcrZ translates to MFELLKSLLFAVLMVPVVMAIILGLIYGLGEVFNVISNAGHADKAGHRDHSRQ, encoded by the coding sequence ATGTTTGAGTTATTGAAGAGCTTGTTATTTGCGGTCCTCATGGTGCCCGTAGTAATGGCCATTATTTTGGGTCTGATTTATGGTCTGGGTGAGGTATTTAACGTAATCTCCAACGCAGGCCATGCGGATAAAGCGGGTCATCGCGACCACTCCCGCCAATAG
- a CDS encoding molybdenum-dependent transcriptional regulator: protein MQAEILLTLKLQDRLFADPRRITLLKKITECGSISQGAKLAGISYKSAWDAINEMNQLAPQTLVERATGGKGGGGAMVTPYGLRLLELYDLLGQIQQKAFDVLSDDTLPLNSLLAAIARFSLQTSARNQLFGTVVQRDREDVQQHVEILLADGHQRLQAAVTAQSAERLSLENGKEVLVLIKAPWVSVSLDPMAASGADNQLTGKLTTIERGADRCELLVRLNDGQDLCAVMPTEQVDAENLVEGAEVTAFFNADRVIIATLC, encoded by the coding sequence ATGCAGGCCGAAATACTGCTTACGCTGAAACTCCAGGATCGGCTGTTTGCCGACCCGCGGCGCATTACTTTGCTGAAAAAAATTACTGAGTGCGGCTCAATAAGCCAGGGAGCGAAGCTCGCCGGTATCAGCTATAAAAGTGCCTGGGATGCCATTAATGAGATGAACCAGCTCGCGCCACAAACTCTGGTGGAGCGTGCCACCGGTGGCAAAGGCGGTGGCGGAGCCATGGTCACGCCTTACGGCTTGCGCCTGCTGGAACTGTACGATTTGCTGGGTCAAATTCAGCAGAAAGCCTTCGACGTGCTAAGTGATGATACTCTCCCGCTTAACAGTCTGCTGGCGGCTATTGCCCGCTTCTCTTTGCAAACCAGTGCCCGTAATCAGTTATTTGGCACCGTAGTGCAACGTGACCGCGAAGATGTTCAACAGCATGTTGAAATCCTGCTGGCTGATGGCCACCAGCGGCTGCAGGCCGCCGTCACGGCGCAAAGTGCAGAACGGCTTAGCCTTGAGAATGGTAAAGAGGTGCTGGTATTAATTAAAGCGCCGTGGGTTAGCGTAAGCCTCGATCCGATGGCCGCCAGCGGTGCAGATAATCAGTTAACGGGTAAGCTGACCACCATCGAACGCGGTGCCGACCGCTGCGAATTGCTAGTTCGACTCAACGATGGACAAGACCTGTGCGCAGTGATGCCAACCGAACAGGTGGATGCCGAAAATCTGGTTGAAGGTGCTGAGGTTACAGCATTTTTTAATGCCGATCGGGTGATAATCGCCACACTGTGCTAA